atggaaaattctgaaaaaacttagcaagtctgacagcacctgagagatcagagttaacatttcaagtccgtatgagtcatatggacttgaaagattaactctgtttctctctccacagatgctctcagacattgagtttttccagcattttgtttttattttacattgatGAATTTTGTAAACTCCCTTTACAGGGTTTTAGAAGGGGAGATTTTGCAGACAGAAagctcaaaccaaacatcacatcaagatctgacagagtcgcTTGATTTATTGGGGCCTGAAAAAACATCACACCcttcacagtggggagagactgtacacgtgttctgtgtgaGGACGGGGCTTCAACTGATTGTTGAACCTGGAAAGATACAAGGGCActggcaccatggagaaaccatggaaatgtggagaCTGTGAGAAGGGATTCAGATCCCCATCAGAGCTAGAGattcatcgacgcagtcacactggggagaggccattcacctgctctgagtgtgggaagggattcagtaattCATCCAACTTATTGAAACATGAAGGTGTTCACACCGgcgagagaccattcacctgccctgactgtgggaagggattcagaacCCTATCTAAGGTGGAGattcatcgacgcagtcacactggggagaggccattcacctgctgtgagtgtgggaagggattcactcattcatccaaccTCCTGACAcacaagcgagttcacaccggggaaaggccattctcctgctctgagtgtgggaagggattcagtgattcatccaccTTGCGGaagcatcagcgagttcacactggggagagaccattcacctgctctgaatgtgggaaagGGTTTACtcggtcatccaacctgctgatgcACCAGCgtgttcacaccggggagagtctattcatctgttctgagtgtgggaagggattcagtaattcattcaacttgcagacacaccagcgggttcacaccggggagaggccattcagctgttctgagtgtgggaagggattcactcattcatccgcCCTACGGACCCAcctgcgagttcacactggggagaggccattcatctgcaccatgtgtgggaagcgattcactcagtcatccagcctgctggCACATCATGTCACTCACACCAATGAGAGACCCTTTAAATGCTCTGATTGTGGAAGTAGCTTCAAAATCGCTGCAGATCTGAGAGtgcaccagcgcattcacactgaggagaagccATTCAGCTGCTCTTACTGCATAAAGAGGTTTAGAACGTCATCCAGCCTTcggatacaccagcgagttcacaccggggagaggccgttcacctgctctgagtgtgggaagggattcagtgattcatccaccctgcatACACAcctgcgagttcacactggggagagaccgttcacctgctctgagtgtgggaagggattccgaCGGTCATcacacctgctgacacaccagcaagttcacactggagagaggccattcatctgccctgagtgtgggaagggattcactaatTCATTCAACTTGCGAACACATctgcgagttcacactggggagaggccgttcacctgcaccgtgtgtgggaagggattcactcagtcatctcacctacagacacaccagcgagttcacaggtgattacagggattctgctgttattgctgctgttaatcacatccaggactgaatcatgttcattctgacagctggtgaagtggggtgggggggggtcagtgggtttctttctgctgggcTGGCCAGTCTCatgactttgcttccagtgggTGGACGTTCTTTTAGCCTGGGAGTGCATGTTTCTACTGAAATCATCCACAAAAGCTGGTGAATTAcatttatcctggatggtgaaTAGTGTTTTTTCTACCACTACAGGtagatctgaaataaatacatcTGTTCCATTGGATCTACAGCATGGGGCCAGGCCAGTCAGCTCAACTGGTCTATGTCAGCATTTATGTTCCACATagacctccacccacccctcatcATCTCcctcatcagcatatccttctattcctttctcccttgtgtttgTATCTAGCTTCACCTGAGATGTATTTATGCTGTTCCCCTCAACCAATGGCTGTGgaattgagttccacattctcatcattcactgggtaaaaaggtttctcGAGAAATCTCTATTGGATTATTGAACTTCTTCAGAATCTTAAGgacttccatcaggtcacccttcagtcttctcttttccagagaaaagcaGCCACAGCCTTTCCTGAGGGTTAaatgctctcagttctggtattgctcttgtgaatctttgttgcaccttctccagtgccacTGTTTATGTTTTCTAAATGGAGATCACAAATGTTGACAGTCCTCCCAGTGTAATCTAACCACTGTTCTAAACAAgttgaacataacctccctgcttttcaattctatccctctagaacgGAATCCTACACATGATTCTACATTAAAGGAAACTTGTGAAGTTCTTCGAAAGGCTGGACAGAGGGTTGATGtgaatggcaccagggatgagCGATTTGAGTTAGTTGGAGAGACTCCAGCAGCTGAAATCCCTCTCTTTAGATCATTGAGTCTTCAGTATAGGGAatagggccattcagcccactgagtccaTGCCAGCAATCTGTAGAGAAAAACCAGTCAGTCACATTGCCTGTTCCATTCTCAGATCCTTGTAGGTTTATTTGCCTCAAGTGCTCatcccatttccttttgaaattattctaTCATCTCAGCTTCTAGCACACTCATGGCAAGTGGGGTCCAGGTCATCACTACTCATGTTAAATGTACACAAggcccatagagcacagaaggaggccatttggttcatCCTGTTCATGCCAGATATTTGAGAAACTAGCCAGTTAATCGCAGAGCCCTGCAATTTTCTTTAACTTTCAAGAATCTGtcgaattcctttttgaaagataGAGTCCAATCTGCTTTCTGCAccatttt
Above is a window of Carcharodon carcharias isolate sCarCar2 chromosome 27, sCarCar2.pri, whole genome shotgun sequence DNA encoding:
- the LOC121270269 gene encoding zinc finger protein 229-like; its protein translation is MEKPWKCGDCEKGFRSPSELEIHRRSHTGERPFTCSECGKGFSNSSNLLKHEGVHTGERPFTCPDCGKGFRTLSKVEIHRRSHTGERPFTCCECGKGFTHSSNLLTHKRVHTGERPFSCSECGKGFSDSSTLRKHQRVHTGERPFTCSECGKGFTRSSNLLMHQRVHTGESLFICSECGKGFSNSFNLQTHQRVHTGERPFSCSECGKGFTHSSALRTHLRVHTGERPFICTMCGKRFTQSSSLLAHHVTHTNERPFKCSDCGSSFKIAADLRVHQRIHTEEKPFSCSYCIKRFRTSSSLRIHQRVHTGERPFTCSECGKGFSDSSTLHTHLRVHTGERPFTCSECGKGFRRSSHLLTHQQVHTGERPFICPECGKGFTNSFNLRTHLRVHTGERPFTCTVCGKGFTQSSHLQTHQRALMSLE